A window of the Lactuca sativa cultivar Salinas chromosome 5, Lsat_Salinas_v11, whole genome shotgun sequence genome harbors these coding sequences:
- the LOC111910068 gene encoding stress-response A/B barrel domain-containing protein UP3 has product MSTFIISSSAVTPMVSGLNGLASLNLTLHLSFGQLLHSRPSSLTFTHMLHIRYRSKDDLREYAVHPEHVRVINENKPIIDDVMAVDWMSNGASVSPKPGSEMRVTFLKLKGNLGENEKARVLEVIGGIKDQFQAIEQLSLGENFSHERAKGFL; this is encoded by the coding sequence ATGTCCACCTTCATCATCTCATCCTCCGCTGTAACCCCTATGGTGAGTGGACTCAACGGCTTAGCATCACTCAACCTCACCCTCCACCTCTCCTTCGGACAACTCCTTCACTCTCGGCCATCGTCGCTTACCTTCACTCACATGCTTCACATTCGGTACAGATCAAAGGACGATCTCCGGGAGTACGCGGTGCATCCTGAGCACGTTCGCGTCATCAACGAGAATAAACCGATCATCGATGACGTCATGGCTGTTGATTGGATGTCTAATGGTGCTAGTGTCTCACCGAAGCCAGGGTCGGAGATGAGAGTTACATTTCTGAAGTTGAAGGGGAATTTAGGGGAAAATGAGAAAGCTAGGGTTTTGGAAGTGATTGGAGGAATTAAAGATCAGTTTCAAGCGATTGAACAGCTAAGTTTGGGTGAGAATTTCTCTCATGAAAGGGCGAAAGGatttttatga